In Tessaracoccus flavus, the following are encoded in one genomic region:
- the pgm gene encoding phosphoglucomutase (alpha-D-glucose-1,6-bisphosphate-dependent), which produces MAHERAGQLAQESDLINVDEVIAAYYDRSPDPSNPDEMVVFGTSGHRGSSLDTAFNEAHIAATTQAIIEYRAAQGTTGPLFIGKDTHALSLPAWKTALEVLHANGIDVLAERDDEYTPTPAVSRAIIRHNLGDGARADGIVVTPSHNPPRDGGFKYNPPSGGPADSDATKVIAARANELLGDLSSIRRTSYERIAGEITRYDYRTPYCDELSTALNFDAIRGAGLRHGADPMGGAAVQYWDYLADQGLGIEVVNPAVDPTWRFMTLDTDGKIRMDCSSPNAMASLVGSRDRYTVATGNDADADRHGIVTPDAGLMNPNAYLAVAISYLFANRPGWAPDAGIGKTLVSSSLIDKVAAKLGRRLVEVPVGFKWFVPGLTDGSIGFGGEESAGASFLTLAGRTWTTDKDGILLALLASEIIAVTGKTPSEHYADLEAEFGTSYYARVDADATRDQKARLSQLGADDVTVTELAGEPITAVLSHAPGNGAAIGGVKVTTESAWFAARPSGTEDKYKIYAESLKGEQHLREVQEAAKALVDTALGA; this is translated from the coding sequence ATGGCACACGAGCGCGCCGGCCAGCTGGCCCAGGAATCGGATCTGATCAACGTCGACGAGGTCATCGCGGCCTACTACGACCGCTCCCCCGACCCGTCGAATCCCGACGAGATGGTGGTCTTCGGCACGTCGGGCCATCGCGGCTCGTCGCTGGACACGGCCTTCAACGAGGCGCACATCGCCGCCACCACCCAGGCGATCATCGAGTACCGGGCCGCCCAGGGCACCACCGGTCCGCTGTTCATCGGCAAGGACACCCATGCACTCTCGCTGCCCGCGTGGAAGACGGCGCTCGAAGTCCTGCACGCCAACGGCATCGATGTGCTGGCGGAGCGGGATGACGAGTACACGCCGACGCCCGCAGTGTCCCGCGCGATCATCCGCCACAACCTCGGCGACGGCGCACGCGCCGACGGCATCGTCGTCACGCCCTCCCACAACCCCCCGCGCGACGGGGGCTTCAAGTACAACCCACCCAGCGGCGGCCCCGCCGACTCCGACGCGACGAAGGTGATCGCCGCCAGGGCCAACGAGTTGCTGGGCGACCTGTCGTCGATCCGGCGCACGTCGTACGAGCGGATCGCCGGCGAGATCACGCGCTACGACTACCGAACGCCCTACTGCGACGAACTCTCCACCGCGCTCAACTTCGATGCGATCCGCGGGGCTGGCCTCCGCCACGGGGCGGACCCGATGGGCGGGGCCGCCGTCCAGTACTGGGACTACCTCGCCGACCAGGGCCTCGGTATCGAGGTGGTCAACCCCGCCGTCGATCCGACGTGGCGGTTCATGACGCTCGACACGGACGGCAAGATCCGCATGGACTGCTCGTCGCCCAACGCGATGGCCTCCCTGGTGGGCAGCCGTGACCGCTACACGGTGGCCACCGGCAACGACGCCGACGCCGACCGGCACGGCATCGTCACCCCCGACGCGGGCCTGATGAACCCGAACGCCTACCTCGCGGTGGCGATCAGCTACCTGTTCGCCAATCGTCCCGGGTGGGCACCGGACGCCGGCATCGGCAAGACGCTGGTGTCGAGTTCCCTCATCGACAAGGTGGCGGCGAAGCTCGGACGCCGGCTCGTGGAGGTGCCCGTCGGTTTCAAGTGGTTCGTCCCGGGACTCACCGACGGCTCGATCGGCTTCGGCGGCGAGGAGTCCGCCGGGGCGTCGTTCCTCACCCTTGCAGGCCGGACGTGGACGACCGACAAGGACGGCATTCTGCTGGCGCTGCTCGCCTCCGAGATCATCGCGGTCACGGGGAAGACCCCCAGCGAGCACTACGCCGACCTCGAGGCGGAGTTCGGGACGTCCTACTACGCACGCGTGGACGCCGACGCCACCCGCGACCAGAAGGCGCGCCTGTCTCAGCTCGGCGCCGACGACGTCACGGTGACCGAGCTCGCCGGTGAGCCGATCACCGCCGTCCTGTCGCACGCCCCCGGTAACGGCGCCGCCATCGGCGGCGTCAAGGTGACCACCGAGTCGGCCTGGTTCGCGGCCCGTCCCTCCGGCACGGAGGACAAGTACAAGATCTACGCCGAATCCCTCAAGGG